The following proteins are co-located in the Oceanimonas sp. GK1 genome:
- a CDS encoding 3-hydroxybenzoate 6-monooxygenase, whose protein sequence is MDKQQTEQKVIVVGGGIGGLAAALALVRRGFRVQVLEQAPEIGEIGAGIQLGPNAFHAFDALGVGDKARSRSVFTDFMVMHDAIDEYQVGKIETGEAFRQRFGNPYAVIHRVDVHLSLLEGAQETGRVEFKTDTQIQRVEQDDNGVAVYDQHGNVYRGVALIGADGVKSVVRQTYVQDPARVTGHVVYRAVVEKEDFPEELRWNAASLWAGPNCHLVHYPLRGGEQYNVVVTFHSREQEEWGVTEGSKEEVQSYFQGICPKARQLIDLPKSWKRWATADREPIEQWTYGRATLLGDAAHPTTQYMAQGACMAIEDAVTLGEALRVHDNDWDKALDLYQRSRVARTARIVLSSREMGRIYHAKGVERLIRNDLWKSRSQERFYDAIEWLYGWNVTNCLKDDNR, encoded by the coding sequence ATGGACAAGCAACAGACTGAGCAAAAAGTCATCGTCGTCGGCGGCGGCATCGGCGGCCTGGCCGCGGCCCTGGCCCTGGTACGCCGCGGCTTTCGAGTACAGGTGCTGGAGCAGGCGCCGGAAATCGGTGAGATCGGCGCCGGCATTCAGCTTGGGCCCAATGCCTTTCACGCCTTCGACGCCCTCGGCGTGGGTGACAAGGCGCGCAGCCGCTCGGTGTTCACCGACTTTATGGTGATGCACGACGCCATCGACGAATATCAGGTAGGCAAGATCGAAACCGGTGAGGCCTTTCGCCAGCGTTTCGGCAACCCCTATGCGGTGATCCACCGGGTGGACGTACACCTGTCGTTACTGGAAGGCGCCCAGGAAACCGGCCGGGTGGAATTCAAGACCGACACCCAGATCCAGCGGGTGGAGCAGGATGACAACGGCGTGGCCGTTTACGACCAGCACGGCAACGTCTACCGGGGTGTGGCTCTGATTGGCGCCGACGGCGTCAAGTCGGTGGTGCGTCAGACCTATGTTCAGGATCCGGCCCGGGTCACCGGCCATGTGGTGTACCGCGCCGTGGTGGAAAAGGAAGACTTCCCCGAGGAGCTGCGCTGGAACGCCGCCAGCCTGTGGGCCGGCCCCAACTGCCACCTGGTGCACTATCCGCTGCGCGGCGGCGAGCAGTACAACGTGGTGGTGACCTTTCACAGCCGTGAGCAGGAAGAGTGGGGCGTGACCGAAGGCAGCAAGGAAGAGGTACAAAGCTACTTCCAGGGCATCTGCCCCAAGGCGCGCCAGCTGATCGACCTGCCCAAGAGCTGGAAACGCTGGGCCACCGCCGACCGGGAACCCATCGAGCAGTGGACCTACGGCCGCGCCACCCTGCTGGGCGACGCCGCTCACCCCACCACCCAGTACATGGCTCAGGGCGCCTGCATGGCGATCGAGGATGCCGTGACCCTGGGCGAGGCCCTGCGGGTGCACGACAACGACTGGGACAAGGCCCTGGATCTGTACCAGCGCTCTCGGGTTGCCCGCACCGCCCGCATCGTGCTGTCCAGCCGGGAAATGGGACGCATCTATCACGCCAAGGGCGTGGAGCGGTTGATCCGCAACGACCTGTGGAAAAGCCGCAGCCAGGAACGTTTCTACGACGCCATCGAGTGGCTGTACGGCTGGAACGTGACCAACTGCCTGAAAGACGACAACCGTTAA
- a CDS encoding cupin domain-containing protein, producing MHQLGTLEDLPESYRNELTEQNLVPLWPNMRAVLPPKVPSRKTRTLRWDYEVVRPLLLQAGELTPMEKAERRVLVLANPGHGLNNMQATPSIYMGLQLILPGETAPNHRHTPNAVRIIIEGEGAYTTVNGEPCRMERGDLILTPSGKWHEHHHEGDGPIVWLDILDLPLIYQLEGSWAVEGQPQQTTLSRDKSFADYSAAGVVPNLNFQRGTADSPMLRYPWAKTRACLVEMAEHYQDGLLQVSYVNPETGASLFPSIGFGALMLRPGETVTLPKRTTACVFHAVEGSGQLSVDGGDPLTWNDKDTLSAPGYTDITLSNGSADKPAFMITADEAPLHRYLGIY from the coding sequence ATGCATCAACTCGGAACCCTGGAAGACCTGCCCGAAAGCTACCGCAACGAGCTGACCGAACAGAACCTGGTGCCGCTGTGGCCCAACATGCGCGCCGTGCTGCCGCCCAAGGTGCCCAGCCGCAAGACTCGCACTCTGCGCTGGGATTACGAGGTGGTTCGCCCGCTGCTGCTGCAGGCCGGCGAACTGACCCCGATGGAAAAGGCCGAGCGCCGGGTGCTGGTGCTGGCCAACCCGGGCCACGGGTTGAACAACATGCAGGCCACCCCCAGCATCTACATGGGGCTGCAGCTGATCCTGCCCGGTGAAACCGCGCCCAACCACCGCCATACCCCCAACGCGGTGCGCATTATCATCGAGGGTGAAGGCGCCTACACCACCGTTAACGGCGAACCCTGCCGCATGGAGCGGGGCGATCTGATCCTCACCCCCTCCGGCAAGTGGCACGAGCACCACCACGAAGGAGATGGCCCCATCGTCTGGCTGGACATCCTCGATCTGCCGCTGATCTACCAGCTGGAAGGCTCCTGGGCGGTGGAAGGCCAGCCCCAGCAGACCACCCTGAGCCGGGACAAGTCGTTCGCTGACTACAGTGCCGCCGGCGTGGTACCCAACCTCAACTTCCAGCGGGGCACCGCCGACTCGCCCATGCTGCGCTACCCCTGGGCCAAGACCCGCGCCTGCCTGGTGGAAATGGCCGAGCATTACCAAGACGGTTTACTGCAGGTGAGCTATGTCAACCCGGAAACCGGCGCCAGCCTGTTCCCCAGCATCGGCTTTGGCGCCCTGATGCTGCGCCCGGGCGAAACCGTCACCCTGCCCAAGCGCACCACCGCCTGTGTGTTCCACGCCGTGGAAGGCTCTGGCCAGCTGAGCGTGGACGGCGGCGATCCCCTGACCTGGAACGACAAGGACACCCTGTCGGCCCCGGGGTACACCGACATTACCCTGAGCAACGGCTCGGCCGATAAGCCGGCCTTTATGATCACCGCCGACGAAGCCCCGCTGCATCGTTATCTCGGCATTTACTGA
- a CDS encoding fumarylacetoacetate hydrolase family protein, which yields MSENLLFPLKAPSLAAVAGTDQLFPVHRIFCVGRNYHAHAAEMGVSVDKSSQEPFYFTKHPSSLIPSGSEIAYPPQTANYHYEMEFVVAIGQAGFEVSEAEANELVFGYAAGLDMTRRDLQLKARETGRPWDLGKDFEESAVLGPIVRKEETGIVDSGVITLSVNGEVKQNSDLTKLIWNVPEIIAHLSRFYHLQPGDLIYTGTPDGVGPVVAGDHILGSVAGVGDVELRIAQ from the coding sequence ATGAGCGAAAATCTGTTATTTCCCCTGAAGGCGCCGTCCCTGGCCGCCGTGGCCGGCACCGACCAGCTGTTTCCGGTGCACCGCATCTTCTGTGTCGGCCGCAACTACCATGCCCATGCCGCCGAAATGGGCGTGAGCGTGGACAAGAGCAGCCAGGAGCCCTTTTACTTCACCAAGCACCCAAGCAGCCTGATCCCTTCGGGCAGCGAAATCGCCTATCCGCCGCAAACCGCCAATTACCATTATGAAATGGAGTTTGTGGTGGCCATCGGTCAGGCCGGTTTCGAGGTGAGCGAGGCCGAGGCCAACGAGCTGGTGTTCGGCTACGCCGCCGGCCTGGACATGACCCGCCGGGATCTGCAGCTGAAGGCGCGGGAAACCGGCCGGCCCTGGGATCTGGGCAAGGACTTCGAGGAGTCGGCGGTACTCGGCCCCATCGTGCGCAAGGAAGAAACCGGCATCGTCGACAGCGGGGTGATCACCCTGAGCGTGAACGGCGAGGTTAAGCAGAACTCGGATTTGACCAAGCTTATCTGGAACGTGCCGGAGATCATCGCCCACCTGTCCCGCTTCTACCACCTGCAGCCGGGAGATCTGATCTACACCGGCACGCCGGATGGTGTGGGCCCGGTGGTGGCCGGCGATCATATCCTCGGCTCGGTGGCCGGGGTGGGTGACGTGGAACTGCGTATCGCCCAATAA
- a CDS encoding TRAP transporter substrate-binding protein: MVIFKKLLAVTAIASALIFSLSASAERLRLGHVTPPSHIWHQVAERFNDNLKEASGGKHSIMIFPLSKLGGDDQMIDLLQSGGMQLAVLTAGSLSNRAEDMNAWFLPYLFDDVTDAAEASQHPAAREMLDNLKQHKLVGLGYTFAGMRHILSTKPMTTVEDFENKKIRSFPNKLFNDWWQQLGAAPTALAIGDVSSALTTNLLDAVDVDLDIVVGLKMYQQAPYLTLTNHMAFPGVVVASEVWWNRLSEEDRTLVLNAFREAEEWGFKKQAEAEISNLELLKGEGVTINAFDATQLQPAAEVVVEKYRAASEGIDAFYLQQTQ, encoded by the coding sequence ATGGTAATTTTCAAAAAACTCTTGGCGGTCACCGCCATCGCCTCGGCGCTGATCTTCAGCCTGTCTGCCAGTGCGGAGCGGCTGCGTCTGGGTCATGTGACCCCGCCCAGCCACATCTGGCACCAGGTGGCCGAGCGCTTCAACGACAACCTGAAGGAAGCCTCCGGCGGCAAGCATTCCATCATGATTTTCCCGCTGTCCAAGCTGGGCGGCGACGATCAGATGATTGACCTGCTGCAGTCCGGCGGCATGCAGCTGGCGGTGCTGACCGCGGGCAGCCTGTCGAACCGGGCCGAAGACATGAACGCCTGGTTCCTGCCCTATCTCTTTGATGACGTGACCGACGCCGCTGAAGCCAGCCAGCACCCCGCCGCCCGGGAAATGCTGGACAACCTCAAGCAGCACAAGCTGGTGGGCCTGGGTTACACCTTTGCCGGCATGCGCCACATTCTTTCCACCAAGCCGATGACCACGGTGGAAGACTTTGAAAACAAGAAGATTCGCTCCTTCCCCAACAAGCTGTTCAACGACTGGTGGCAGCAGCTGGGCGCGGCGCCCACCGCCCTGGCCATCGGCGACGTATCTTCGGCGCTGACCACCAACCTGCTGGACGCGGTGGACGTGGATCTGGACATCGTCGTGGGCCTCAAGATGTATCAGCAGGCGCCCTACCTGACCCTGACCAACCACATGGCCTTCCCCGGCGTGGTGGTGGCCTCCGAGGTGTGGTGGAACCGGCTGTCCGAGGAAGACCGGACGCTGGTGCTGAATGCCTTCAGGGAAGCCGAGGAATGGGGGTTCAAAAAGCAGGCCGAGGCCGAAATCAGCAACCTGGAACTGCTCAAGGGCGAGGGCGTGACCATCAACGCGTTTGATGCCACCCAGTTGCAACCGGCCGCCGAGGTGGTGGTCGAGAAATACCGTGCTGCCAGTGAGGGCATCGATGCCTTCTACCTGCAGCAGACCCAGTAA
- a CDS encoding TRAP transporter small permease translates to MFNIIKTLDRLLGRLEYGLLVLLTAALTLILSAQVILRYFFSSPLFWAEEVAVQILISASFIGVSYLLFSNKLVRVDFILENLGKPWGNWLHKGLQLLSLLVLLVLCYFATDWILRPEIKADVSPTTQLPRWYNYAVLVVSFYCMAWHQLINLITPNGQVHSETAL, encoded by the coding sequence ATGTTCAACATCATCAAGACATTGGACAGACTGCTCGGCAGGCTCGAATACGGCCTGCTGGTGCTGCTGACGGCGGCGCTGACCCTGATCCTCTCGGCCCAGGTGATACTCCGCTATTTCTTCAGCAGCCCCTTGTTCTGGGCCGAAGAGGTCGCGGTGCAGATCCTGATTTCCGCTTCCTTTATCGGCGTCAGCTATTTGCTGTTCAGCAACAAGCTGGTGCGGGTGGACTTTATTCTGGAAAACCTGGGCAAGCCTTGGGGGAACTGGCTGCATAAGGGGCTGCAGTTGCTGTCCCTGCTGGTGCTGCTGGTGCTGTGCTATTTTGCCACCGACTGGATACTGCGCCCGGAGATCAAGGCGGATGTGTCGCCGACCACTCAGCTGCCCCGCTGGTACAACTACGCGGTACTGGTGGTGTCCTTCTATTGCATGGCCTGGCACCAGCTGATCAATCTCATTACGCCCAACGGTCAGGTTCATAGCGAGACGGCATTATGA
- a CDS encoding TRAP transporter large permease has translation MITSVTFFIALLLGLPIFITLLLGTLVFLWQTDLTVLMSSLPIQLYGSLNQNGLLAIPLFMLVGELMNKGGLTSRLMDAADVFVGGFKGGLAYVNLLTNAMAASILGSATAQIAVMSRLMVPTMVEKGYKKEFSAAVTMAGGLLGPIIPPSMLMIIYGVVAYQPISALFIAGILPGLLIIAGFALVIFLTGLFAGLPSGEHLKHKNIRRELVNGLLPGTIPLVVIVCIISGVMTPTEAGAIASIMAFLIGAFVYKTINLKELPEVFASVAVNTATITGLIATASVFGWALSFEAVPDMLVEWISGITTSPLLFLMLVYVLVILLGMFLESISVMIVIVPIILPAAVSFGIDPIHFGVIISLATLIGLVTPPVGPGLYIAMTSANLPMGALFKAMIPFLVSMLVCMLIIAVFPAISLWLPSLL, from the coding sequence ATGATCACCTCTGTTACTTTTTTCATTGCCCTGCTGCTGGGGCTGCCCATCTTCATTACCCTGCTGCTGGGCACCCTGGTGTTCCTGTGGCAAACCGATCTCACCGTGCTGATGAGCTCGCTGCCGATCCAGCTGTACGGCTCCCTTAATCAGAACGGCCTGCTGGCCATTCCGCTGTTTATGCTGGTGGGCGAGCTGATGAACAAGGGCGGGCTGACCTCCCGGCTGATGGACGCCGCCGATGTGTTCGTGGGCGGTTTCAAGGGCGGCCTGGCCTACGTCAACCTGCTGACCAACGCCATGGCCGCCTCCATCCTCGGCTCGGCCACCGCCCAGATTGCGGTGATGAGCCGGCTGATGGTGCCCACCATGGTGGAAAAGGGCTACAAGAAGGAATTCTCGGCCGCCGTCACCATGGCCGGTGGCCTGCTCGGGCCCATTATTCCGCCCTCCATGCTGATGATCATTTACGGGGTGGTGGCCTATCAGCCGATCTCCGCCCTGTTTATCGCCGGCATTTTGCCGGGGCTGCTGATCATCGCCGGTTTCGCCCTGGTGATCTTCCTCACCGGCCTGTTTGCCGGCCTGCCCTCGGGGGAGCACCTCAAGCACAAAAACATTCGCCGGGAGCTGGTGAACGGCTTGTTGCCCGGTACCATTCCGCTGGTGGTGATCGTCTGTATTATTTCGGGAGTGATGACCCCCACCGAGGCCGGAGCCATCGCCTCCATCATGGCCTTTCTTATCGGCGCCTTCGTTTACAAGACCATCAACCTGAAGGAGCTGCCGGAAGTGTTCGCCTCGGTGGCGGTCAATACCGCCACCATTACCGGGCTGATTGCCACCGCCTCGGTATTTGGCTGGGCACTGTCGTTCGAGGCGGTGCCGGACATGCTGGTGGAGTGGATCAGCGGCATTACCACCTCGCCGCTGCTGTTCCTGATGCTGGTGTATGTGCTGGTGATCCTGCTCGGCATGTTCCTGGAAAGCATCAGTGTGATGATAGTAATAGTGCCGATCATTCTGCCGGCGGCCGTTTCCTTTGGCATCGATCCCATCCACTTTGGTGTGATCATCAGCCTGGCCACCCTGATCGGCCTGGTGACGCCGCCGGTGGGGCCTGGGCTCTATATCGCCATGACCTCCGCCAACCTGCCGATGGGCGCCCTGTTCAAGGCCATGATCCCCTTCCTGGTCTCCATGCTGGTGTGCATGCTCATTATTGCCGTGTTCCCGGCCATTTCCCTGTGGTTACCCAGCCTGTTGTAG
- a CDS encoding DcaP family trimeric outer membrane transporter, producing MKKTKVALSVFLATGMLSGTALAMPVVEAGQPIVTGEPSRVGPPWNHRTTINIPGTQTDFAFGGYVKLDMLYDADYDLGDATSPFNLLNPDANATDGRTDFTAWESRLNFRTHSQTDYGKLNTFLEVHFLPDGKLNLRHAYGELGGFLAGQTWTNFMSFVGTTRTLALGDPIGYNMERQGQVRYTHRLGEGALSVALEDPDTVIARPDSGTAKEESRLPDLTLRYEYQRMLALSGVVRELSTNDNAIGNTVDDKATGYGLQAQFSLPLLERTSLKGSYTIGSGIGNYMGNPGNVGHKSAPDVYVNNGKLETVDLQGGGVSLNHNWNPQWFSSVGYSWLEQDLPDSGNYDGHFDNLNYTYANLLWDITERLMVGAEYQLVDLETIGGDSRDASRVQLSAQYQF from the coding sequence ATGAAAAAAACCAAAGTGGCGTTGTCTGTGTTTCTGGCGACCGGCATGTTGAGCGGCACCGCCCTGGCCATGCCGGTGGTGGAAGCGGGCCAGCCCATCGTCACGGGCGAGCCGAGCCGGGTGGGGCCACCCTGGAACCATCGCACCACCATCAATATTCCGGGCACCCAAACCGATTTCGCCTTTGGCGGCTACGTCAAGCTGGACATGCTCTACGACGCCGATTATGACCTGGGCGACGCCACCAGTCCGTTCAACCTGCTCAATCCGGATGCCAATGCCACCGACGGTCGCACCGACTTTACCGCCTGGGAAAGCCGGCTCAACTTCCGCACCCATAGCCAGACCGACTACGGCAAGCTGAATACCTTCCTGGAGGTGCATTTCCTGCCCGACGGCAAGCTCAACCTGCGCCATGCCTACGGCGAGCTGGGCGGCTTTCTGGCCGGCCAGACCTGGACCAACTTCATGAGCTTTGTGGGCACCACCCGCACTTTGGCCCTGGGGGATCCCATCGGCTACAACATGGAGCGCCAGGGCCAGGTGCGCTACACCCACCGGCTGGGTGAGGGCGCCCTGTCGGTGGCATTGGAAGATCCCGATACCGTGATCGCCCGGCCCGACAGTGGCACCGCCAAAGAGGAAAGCCGGCTGCCGGACCTGACCCTGCGTTATGAATATCAGCGTATGCTGGCGCTGTCGGGCGTGGTGCGCGAGCTGTCCACCAACGACAATGCCATCGGCAATACCGTGGACGACAAGGCCACCGGCTACGGGCTACAGGCCCAGTTCAGTCTGCCGCTGCTGGAGCGCACCAGCCTCAAGGGCAGCTACACCATCGGCTCCGGCATCGGTAACTACATGGGCAACCCGGGCAACGTGGGTCACAAGAGTGCCCCCGATGTCTATGTGAATAATGGCAAGCTGGAAACCGTGGATCTGCAGGGGGGCGGCGTGTCGCTGAACCATAACTGGAACCCGCAATGGTTCAGCTCGGTCGGTTATTCCTGGCTGGAGCAGGATCTGCCCGACAGCGGTAATTACGACGGTCATTTCGATAATCTGAATTACACCTATGCCAACCTGCTGTGGGATATCACCGAGCGGCTGATGGTGGGGGCCGAATACCAGTTGGTGGATCTGGAAACCATCGGCGGCGACAGCCGGGATGCCAGCCGAGTGCAACTGAGCGCCCAGTACCAGTTCTGA
- a CDS encoding aldo/keto reductase, translated as MDSTVTLRATAGLPAVELPAIGQGTWYMGEGLNPRQAEIKALQQGLDLGLRLIDTAEMYADGGAEEVVGDALKGRRDQAFLVSKVYPWNAGRRSAIAACEASLKRLGTDYLDLYLLHWPGSIPLDETLDAFEQLQADGKIRRFGVSNCDLSEMQELADTPGGDQCAVNQVLYHLGSRGIEYALLPWQRERGLPTMAYCPLAQGGRLRRELFGHPELQAMAGDLGVTVAQLLLAWAIRPVNGQRDVIAIPKAVQPAHVQQNAEALQLHLDDEVLTRLDAAFAAPTRKTPLDIV; from the coding sequence ATGGACTCCACCGTTACCCTCAGGGCCACCGCCGGCCTGCCCGCCGTTGAACTGCCGGCCATCGGCCAGGGCACCTGGTACATGGGCGAAGGACTCAACCCCCGTCAGGCCGAGATCAAGGCGCTGCAGCAAGGGCTGGATCTCGGCCTGCGGCTTATCGACACCGCCGAGATGTATGCCGATGGCGGCGCCGAGGAAGTGGTCGGTGACGCACTCAAGGGGCGCCGGGACCAGGCCTTTCTGGTGTCCAAGGTCTATCCCTGGAACGCCGGCCGCCGCAGCGCCATCGCCGCCTGTGAAGCCAGCCTCAAGCGGCTGGGCACCGATTATCTCGACCTCTATCTGTTGCACTGGCCCGGCAGCATACCCCTGGACGAAACCCTGGACGCCTTTGAGCAACTGCAGGCGGACGGCAAAATCCGGCGGTTTGGCGTGTCCAACTGCGACCTGAGCGAAATGCAGGAGCTGGCTGACACTCCGGGCGGTGATCAGTGCGCGGTCAACCAGGTGCTGTACCACCTGGGCTCCCGCGGCATTGAATATGCCCTGCTGCCCTGGCAGCGCGAACGGGGCCTGCCCACCATGGCCTACTGCCCGCTGGCTCAGGGCGGCCGGCTGCGCCGGGAGCTGTTCGGCCACCCCGAACTGCAGGCCATGGCCGGCGATCTGGGGGTGACCGTGGCCCAGCTGCTGCTGGCCTGGGCCATCCGCCCGGTCAACGGCCAGCGGGATGTCATCGCCATTCCCAAGGCGGTGCAGCCCGCCCATGTGCAGCAAAACGCCGAGGCGCTGCAACTGCACCTGGACGACGAGGTACTGACCCGGCTAGACGCCGCCTTTGCCGCGCCCACCCGTAAAACGCCGCTGGATATTGTGTAG